Part of the Macrobrachium rosenbergii isolate ZJJX-2024 chromosome 30, ASM4041242v1, whole genome shotgun sequence genome is shown below.
CCCCAAcatgaattacattttcattaatattgtcCTTAGACATAGCACCACTTACATTTTGATCATTCTTATTATACACTTCAGTCTTATTGCCAGTGCAGCATAAAATATTATGTTTTCCCTTACACTTTGTACATTTTGATTGGCAACCTCTGGAAATATGGCCTTTTCCCAAACATCTGAAACACAGTTTAGCACTCTTGAATGGCCTCTTCACGTTCAGCAATGGAAAGTTTCAAGATACCGAAACAATTTTCactcttgtgatttttaccacaaaACATACACTTGTAAAAGGACACCTTCAAAGAGGTCTGAAGAGCAGAGGCAGAACCctgaaatttacttcttttctcaGATTCAACACTATGGTTATCAGTCTTTACTGCATTGATATCCTTAAATGTTTCTGACCTTTCTCGGCGCTCTATTTCTCTCTGCAAAAAATTCAGTAACCAATCTAGGTCCCTTTCATGTCCAGATCCTTCTCTGGACCACTCCAAACAAATGTCAGGAGGCAGTCGAGACAGGATAACAGGCGTCATAAATACCCCATACTGGGTACCATCCATTCCTAATGCCTCTAAACTACGTACATGTGTTAAAAGTTCATCCTGCAATTTCCACAAAGAGGAAACATATCTAGAGCTAGGATTCTTAGCAGGCACAGTGATACTAAGAAGGGCCTGAATATGTGCAAAAATAATACCCTCTGGCCTACCAAACCattcctttaacattttacaggCTATGTGGTAATTAGCACTGGTCTGGGATATCCACTGTATTACTGATTTTGCCTCCCCTTCTAACAATGACTGTAAATAACAGAATTTACTAATAATGGGGATATCAGGATCATCTACTAATGCCACAAATCTGTCCCAAAATGACTGCCATTCAGTCAGAACTCCACTAAACTTGGGTAGTTCTAATTTAGGCAGTCGCACATTACATTGGCCTAAAGAATCCGCAGACCCACTCTCACTTGGTGGCTTCTCAAGTTTCTCCTGGGCTAATAACCTTTGGGTAGCCTGTATTCTAGGAACCCTTACCTGACGCCAAAACTTATCAGCATACTCAATGTCTTCTTCTGAGTCCTGTGAGTCATCAGTTTCTAGATCCAGGGTGGACTGCACTTCATCCAAATGAGCTAGACGTCGATCAAAGTCATCCACAGCATCTTGCAGTTCTACCTTGCTCAGTTCTCGATCGCCAAGCAAATCCATCAGTGCATTCGACGAATGTGTCAGCCATCCACGGGCGGCCGAATGGCTCTTCCTCAGCTTTCCTTCCTTCATCTTGCCTTATTTATCTGGGTTGGGATTCTGCATACAGCCAAAGAAATCCCAGGTTCTGGGCACCAAAATTGTACGCTCCTCTTAATGGCCACTGCTTGGAGCGTCACAGTAAGATTTTGTAATACAAGGAAGGTGTACTTGAGGCAGGTTACTAAAAGGCGCCATTCCCGTCAACAACGTTTACTGACGTTAAGTCATATACAGAAAGACAAACTAATCTTTGTAAATAAGTACCTCGTAATACAATGTTGAACAATTTTAATACCAAATAATACTGCACAAATTACAAGTTAAcattgaataatattaaaaatggagGTTTAGATTcaacaaacaattgtcagaggacgatggcCATGTGGAGGAAAGCTGAGAAGAAGTAAAAAAGGTGCTGAGGAAGAAGCTGTATTTTCCGCTTGGTGAAAGGGAAAACTCTGTgactttttaattgttattttatttgatgaatcGCTGCATTGCTGATTAAACCAACATCATCTTCTGTTTCTACTTTAGGTCATTCTCGTTTTAGATGACTTGAATTACCTCCTTAAAGGAAGGGGATATTTTAAGATGTAAAGGAATACAGAAGTTTCAGACTCCTGGAAGACAGGGatactttttatttccatatgaAGTCCATGCTCCTGTTTCATTCCTTTACTTATCATCTTTATTGGTAGACAACATGCACTTCACGAAAATAGGAGCCAGCATCAAAAGATGCCAACAGAAATGTAGGATACGTTCAAAGGTCAAATGCTGACTAGCAAAAAGGACGGTGAACATTGTCTCAGCTCATatgccccctttctctctctctctctctctctctctctctctctctctctctctccaaatgcagACGCGATCTGGTATGAATGTGAATAGGTCTGGTCAATTCGGGATATATAGCTCGTCACCACTGGAGAGGTGACTTCATGTAATAGATATTATAAATGGCTTCCAACGCTAAAACTTTCCGGGCTGATGTAGTTTTAACAGAAGCACATGGCATTTTGCGATAATTCAGTATTTGCATTCACAGTGTCCGTGGTTCGTTCCTAGTCGAACCTGCCGCGAAATGGTACCGCCGTTAGCTTAGATCAAGTTAAACCCATGGGGCTAACAGCCTCATCCCTAAAGAACTGCTGAGAAGAAGGAGGCCGTACTCTTCATGTCCCACCCCCTCCAAAAAGGGAAACAGCCTTGAGTAAATGAAAACACTAACTTGAATCTTCCTTAGCAGTATTCGACTCCTCTCACAAAAGTTTCCAGCGACGACGCTATCACGCATTTTGCTGCAAAGGTTAATGTAGGCTTGTGGTGATAGGCTTGTTCAAAAAGTGTGATGAAATCTGGGAGATGAGACATGACTATTAGAAATACATACATGTTTGGCAAGTGACTACttaattatatgtacacacacacacacatatatatatatatatatagtgtgtgtatatatacatatatgtatatatatgcatatgtatatacacacatatacacacatacatatatataatattatatatatatatatatatacatatatatatatatatatatatatatatatatatatatatatatatatatatatatatatatatatatatatatatatatatatatatatatacaatttctttgTGTGTCACTAGCAAGCACACGCACGCACTCTTCATGCACAAGAGCTGATGCTACCgc
Proteins encoded:
- the LOC136854848 gene encoding uncharacterized protein, with the translated sequence MKEGKLRKSHSAARGWLTHSSNALMDLLGDRELSKVELQDAVDDFDRRLAHLDEVQSTLDLETDDSQDSEEDIEYADKFWRQVRVPRIQATQRLLAQEKLEKPPSESGSADSLGQCNVRLPKLELPKFSGVLTEWQSFWDRFVALVDDPDIPIISKFCYLQSLLEGEAKSVIQWISQTSANYHIACKMLKEWFGRPEGIIFAHIQALLSITVPAKNPSSRYVSSLWKLQDELLTHVRSLEALGMDGTQYGVFMTPVILSRLPPDICLEWSREGSGHERDLDWLLNFLQREIERRERSETFKDINAVKTDNHSVESEKRSKFQGSASALQTSLKVSFYKCMFCGKNHKSENCFGILKLSIAEREEAIQEC